Proteins encoded by one window of Candidatus Finniella inopinata:
- a CDS encoding ISAs1 family transposase, whose translation MQLSDTFLKHFEPLADPRIDNHNKLHKLHDILVITILATICGADNWVDISEFGKAKYDWLSTFLELPNGVPSHDTFGRVFSILDPEQFESCFYAWIKSLSIDVNSEIIAIDGKTLRGSGNRRKEKKALHIVSAWASNQSLLLGQVKTDEKSNEITAIPKLLKMIDVTGSTVTIDAMGCQQSIAEEILIQGADYVLALKDNQPKLHEMVKAIFHIGESRQYKKMLNRRKVEKIHDHGRIETRRYTLVSARDPAVFQLRWPGLKGVGMLETTRTTNNQVERSTRYFLTSLAYENIDQFMVAVRKHWNIEINLHWSLDVGFREDHNQVHVGHAAKNLAVMRRIALNLLKQEKTNKRGVSCRRKVAGWDNKYLLKILTADHNLKRV comes from the coding sequence ATGCAGTTATCAGATACTTTCCTCAAACATTTTGAACCTCTTGCCGATCCTCGTATTGATAACCACAACAAGCTTCACAAATTGCACGATATCTTGGTAATAACAATATTGGCCACAATTTGTGGCGCTGATAACTGGGTTGATATTAGTGAATTTGGCAAAGCCAAATACGATTGGTTATCAACATTTCTCGAGCTGCCTAATGGTGTGCCATCTCATGATACTTTTGGCCGTGTGTTTTCCATACTTGACCCAGAGCAATTTGAATCCTGCTTTTATGCATGGATCAAGTCACTCTCTATCGATGTTAATTCTGAGATTATTGCTATTGATGGAAAAACGCTACGGGGTTCTGGCAACAGAAGAAAAGAGAAAAAAGCCCTACACATTGTAAGTGCCTGGGCAAGCAATCAAAGTCTTCTTTTAGGGCAAGTTAAAACGGATGAAAAATCCAATGAAATTACAGCCATTCCAAAATTACTCAAGATGATTGATGTTACTGGTAGTACAGTCACCATTGACGCCATGGGTTGTCAGCAGTCAATTGCTGAAGAGATCTTAATTCAAGGTGCAGACTACGTATTAGCTCTAAAAGATAATCAACCGAAGCTTCATGAAATGGTCAAGGCAATTTTCCATATAGGAGAATCACGTCAGTACAAGAAGATGCTTAATCGACGGAAAGTAGAGAAGATCCATGATCATGGTCGCATAGAAACACGTCGCTATACATTAGTATCAGCACGCGATCCGGCAGTATTTCAACTTCGTTGGCCTGGGTTAAAGGGTGTTGGCATGCTTGAAACAACACGCACAACTAATAATCAGGTTGAGCGTAGTACCCGCTACTTTCTAACAAGTTTAGCCTATGAAAATATTGATCAGTTTATGGTTGCTGTCAGAAAACACTGGAACATAGAAATTAACCTGCACTGGTCTTTGGATGTAGGTTTTAGGGAAGACCATAACCAGGTGCATGTTGGCCACGCGGCCAAGAATTTGGCTGTCATGAGACGTATTGCTTTGAATCTACTCAAGCAAGAAAAAACGAATAAACGAGGGGTGAGCTGTCGACGGAAGGTAGCAGGCTGGGACAACAAATACTTATTGAAAATTCTAACCGCTGACCACAATTTAAAGCGCGTTTGA
- a CDS encoding ABC transporter ATP-binding protein → MITLNNIHVTFAPGAITEKKALQGVNLRIQEGEFVTVIGSNGAGKSTFLNAIAGEVLPSQGSICVDDKDVSKLPTHARADLVARVFQDPLAGTCADLTIAENMALALQRGKRRGLSWALKHNTRDLFYQTLKKLDLGLEDRLDTLMSLLSGGQRQAVSLLMATLSPLKILLLDEHTSALDPKTGAYVMELSQKIITEKQLTALMVTHSLHQALHYGTRTIMLHEGKIIYDVSGPERASLTAQDLLKQFGRSIDDDRLLLQGG, encoded by the coding sequence ATGATCACATTAAATAATATTCATGTAACTTTTGCCCCAGGTGCCATCACGGAAAAGAAGGCGTTACAAGGGGTCAATTTAAGAATTCAAGAAGGCGAATTCGTCACTGTTATTGGCAGTAATGGTGCCGGAAAATCAACGTTCTTAAATGCAATTGCGGGTGAGGTTTTACCATCCCAAGGGTCGATTTGTGTTGACGATAAGGATGTTAGTAAATTGCCCACTCATGCCCGTGCTGACTTGGTTGCCCGGGTTTTTCAAGATCCGTTGGCGGGGACGTGTGCTGATTTGACCATTGCTGAAAACATGGCCTTGGCTTTGCAGCGGGGGAAACGACGGGGTTTGTCGTGGGCCTTAAAGCACAATACCCGTGATCTTTTTTACCAGACACTTAAAAAGCTTGATTTAGGTTTAGAGGATCGTTTGGACACATTGATGTCTTTGCTGTCAGGGGGGCAGCGTCAGGCCGTCAGCTTACTGATGGCAACATTAAGCCCTTTGAAGATTTTATTGTTGGACGAGCACACCTCGGCCTTAGACCCAAAGACAGGGGCTTACGTGATGGAGCTGAGTCAGAAAATCATCACCGAAAAACAATTAACGGCCTTGATGGTCACCCATAGCCTTCATCAGGCTTTGCACTATGGCACGCGTACTATTATGTTGCACGAAGGCAAAATTATTTACGATGTGTCTGGGCCTGAACGGGCCAGTTTGACGGCACAGGATCTGTTAAAGCAGTTTGGACGTTCCATCGACGATGATCGATTGCTGCTGCAAGGGGGCTAA
- a CDS encoding ABC transporter permease yields MNLFQFVGTVELGLIYSLVAVGVFLSFKTLNFPDMTVDGSFPLGAAVCASLITHGVHPGLATLSAILAGSLAGWVTAWLSTHLRILNLLASILTMTALYSLNLRIMGKPNIALLGEKTIFTEWFGNASFLGSVYLMPLMVIAVILMMGVYCFLNTRLGLAMRATGNNPRMSRAQGINDNKMIWLGLSLSNALVALAGALFAQVHGFADVSLGVGTIIIGLAAVIIGQAVLPTRTIFQALGACVLGAILYRLVIATALNVGDIGLQASDLNLVTAVLVALAMLLPSLTQRIKALS; encoded by the coding sequence ATGAATTTGTTTCAGTTTGTAGGGACCGTCGAACTGGGTCTTATTTACAGCTTGGTAGCGGTGGGGGTTTTCTTATCGTTTAAAACGTTGAATTTTCCAGATATGACCGTGGATGGAAGCTTCCCTTTGGGGGCCGCGGTTTGTGCGTCGTTGATTACCCATGGCGTTCATCCAGGTCTGGCTACCCTTAGCGCCATTTTGGCTGGGTCGTTAGCTGGATGGGTGACGGCCTGGTTGTCAACGCATTTGCGAATTTTGAACTTGTTGGCCAGTATTTTAACGATGACGGCATTATATTCCCTTAACTTAAGAATTATGGGCAAGCCCAATATCGCGTTGTTGGGCGAAAAAACAATCTTCACTGAGTGGTTTGGGAACGCAAGTTTTTTGGGTTCTGTTTATCTTATGCCGCTGATGGTTATTGCCGTTATTTTGATGATGGGGGTTTATTGTTTCTTAAACACTCGCCTGGGTTTGGCGATGCGGGCAACCGGTAATAATCCACGCATGAGCCGGGCTCAAGGTATTAATGATAATAAAATGATTTGGCTAGGTCTTAGTTTGTCGAACGCTTTGGTGGCCCTGGCAGGGGCTTTGTTCGCCCAAGTTCATGGATTTGCTGATGTATCACTTGGTGTAGGGACAATCATTATTGGTTTGGCTGCGGTGATTATTGGTCAGGCGGTTTTGCCAACGCGGACAATTTTCCAGGCTCTTGGCGCGTGTGTTTTGGGGGCAATTTTGTATCGCTTGGTCATTGCCACTGCTTTAAATGTGGGCGACATTGGGTTGCAGGCTTCCGACTTAAACCTGGTAACGGCGGTATTGGTGGCTTTGGCTATGCTGTTGCCATCGTTGACGCAACGCATTAAAGCCCTTTCTTGA